A window of Mangifera indica cultivar Alphonso chromosome 11, CATAS_Mindica_2.1, whole genome shotgun sequence contains these coding sequences:
- the LOC123230199 gene encoding uncharacterized protein LOC123230199, protein MEGGDSSSKSGGGGEFFQDWELLQSSDSDSIVNPENPVQNSRNFDETEGDYSGGMIRSDYFSLENQNRYAKTSLADVNEESSVESDNPSWIDPGLETCFERKNSGEFWSDSGSERSDERKFGDLEEKNEMGLVGNGKIQVGFGDFDVKNELGLDEKLKREEGFEGFGESQLQDKDLERFWSDSGGDGLVLKSFEGVEKEEEMGSDHVEEGVESEDCGESGGGNGTNSRVGMEEVKGEVKTAGVEEKITIAWWKVPLEVLKYCVLKVNPVWSFSVAAAVLGLVVLGRRLYNMRRKTKGLQLKVTLDDKKVSQFMSRAARLNEAFSVVRRVPIVRPALPASGVNPWPAMMSLR, encoded by the exons ATGGAAGGAGGAgattcatcatcaaaatcagGAGGTGGAGGTGAATTTTTCCAAGATTGGGAGCTTTTACAGAGTTCTGATTCTGATTCTATTGTTAACCCGGAAAATCCAGTTCAAAATTCCAGGAATTTTGATGAAACTGAAGGGGATTATTCTGGTGGAATGATAAGATCGGATTATTTTTCGCTGGAAAATCAAAATCGGTATGCAAAAACGAGTCTTGCCGATGTTAACGAAGAGAGTTCTGTTGAGTCGGATAATCCGAGTTGGATTGATCCTGGGTTGGAGACTTGTTTTGAGAGGAAGAATTCGGGGGAGTTTTGGTCTGATTCGGGTAGTGAACGATCTGATGAACGTAAATTTGGTGATTTGGAGGAGAAAAACGAGATGGGTTTGGTTGGAAATGGGAAAATTCAAGTGGGTTTTGGTGATTTTGATGTGAAAAATGAATTGGGATTGGATGAGAAGTTAAAAAGGGAGGAGGGTTTTGAAGGGTTTGGAGAAAGTCAACTGCAGGATAAGGATTTGGAGAGGTTTTGGTCTGATTCTGGGGGTGATGGATTGGTTTTAAAGAGCTTTGAGGGTGTTGAGAAGGAGGAGGAAATGGGTAGTGATCATGTGGAGGAAGGGGTTGAGTCTGAGGACTGCGGCGAATCAGGCGGTGGAAATGGGACGAATTCGAGAGTTGGGATGGAAGAAGTGAAGGGTGAAGTGAAGACAGCCGGTGTAGAGGAGAAGATAACGATAGCTTGGTGGAAGGTTCCTCTTGAGGTGTTGAAGTATTGTGTTTTGAAGGTTAATCCTGTTTGGTCATTCTCAGTGGCAGCGGCTGTGCTCGGATTGGTTGTGTTGGGACGAAGGTTGTATAATATGAGGAGGAAGACAAAGGGCTTGCAACTCAAGGTTACTCTTGATGATAAG AAGGTGTCTCAGTTTATGAGCCGTGCTGCTCGTCTCAATGAAGCTTTCTCAGTGGTGAGACGGGTCCCAATTGTTCGGCCTGCACTACCAGCATCTGGAGTGAATCCATGGCCTGCAATGATGAGTTTACGGTGA